A genomic stretch from Penaeus monodon isolate SGIC_2016 chromosome 25, NSTDA_Pmon_1, whole genome shotgun sequence includes:
- the LOC119589520 gene encoding McKusick-Kaufman/Bardet-Biedl syndromes putative chaperonin-like produces the protein MSGVRIEQERVSGVWCHSLRDPAFLSMLRRYRKLLLSAYGPKGGSILISNSAGRESLACSSNEIIQQLSFFHPCVKYINALISAQNAACGLHGLYTGILCARLLEEALLCEDDTPHHVILEVTEWIISEVLTCLVDSPEEVVTDLDIGNMHQVTSFVKTILGAKNCLDLSKNEITDLSLNIVKAFLRSIPHEYSSSGFGHVNIVTQDESATSESKVFDGVLYRAPDLCPQKIKKLTEGRDEFNIVVFTIPLTFEEGENETVHWRGSLAKDAAFIDVFLPCLLSFLKKRNVSILVSQKTVNPVIIFELERKGYLVLERLGTASTQAIVKISGCQPISNITNLQLEMNNAVLGRLTSIECVSINEKSYLLLDHVEGCVSSLLLCKTSPSTESTLKETAESCLAALRMVVVDGKIVAGGGCLEAWLAMKISHLVSNNLDQLISVIEISPHHVLKVTSMFMKVLLDLAFRPGGGSSTVKTDWCTDSTFQHLWQSHSAASKGENPYCGTDALSLQPAVCHCVCGLIGKDTVNPFPSNHWQPADFHPSCITRRSLSTSCVASEKQVPTDKTAKGGNSQSRIVSTTINSDSVVDEFGFLSIELDVDSLEEKVDTYEEDVDSLEKTGNSLEEEGDSLEGRLESLEDDADSLEDVLDKGAEPALEKSVNTKAKLKIKGQDILCDSFPAKYNAIRLALEGFSHLFKIGECVFDK, from the exons ATGTCTGGTGTGAGAATAGAACAAGAGCGTGTGAGTGGTGTATGGTGCCACAGCCTGAGAGATCCAGCTTTTCTCTCCATGCTGAGGAGGTACAGGAAACTCCTCCTCTCTGCCTACGGACCAAAAGGCGGTTCCATCCTGATATCAAATTCAGCTGGAAGGGAGTCTCTCGCATGCTCATCTAATGAGATAATTCAGCAGCTATCATTTTTCCATCCCTGTGTAAAGTACATTAATGCCTTAATCTCTGCACAAAATGCTGCCTGTGGTCTTCATGGACTTTACACAGGCATTCTTTGTGCCAGGCTTCTTGAAGAGGCCCTGCTCTGCGAAGATGACACCCCACACCATGTCATACTGGAGGTGACTGAATGGATAATTTCTGAGGTCTTGACTTGCTTGGTAGACTCTCCTGAGGAAGTTGTTACTGACTTGGACATTGGCAACATGCACCAGGTCACCTCATTTGTCAAGACAATACTTGGAGCAAAGAATTGCCTCGACCTCAGTAAAAATGAGATTACTGATTTAAGTCTCAATATTGTTAAAGCCTTTTTAAGAAGTATACCTCATGAATATTCATCAAGTGGCTTTGGACATGTCAATATAGTTACCCAGGATGAATCTGCAACATCCGAATCCAAAGTCTTTGATGGAGTCTTGTACAGAGCACCAGATCTTTGTCCCCAAAAGATAAAGAAACTCACAGAAGGACGAGATGAGTTTAACATTGTTGTGTTTACAATACCTCTTACAtttgaagaaggagaaaatgaaactgTGCATTGGAGAGGTAGCTTGGCCAAAGATGCAGCATTCATCGACGTCTTCCTTCCTTGCCTTCTGTCattcttaaagaaaagaaatgtcagTATCCTGGTCAGCCAGAAAACTGTCAACCCAGTCATTATATTTGAATTAGAGAGAAAAGGTTATTTGGTTTTGGAAAGACTAGGCACTGCATCAACACAAGCCATTGTCAAGATCAGTGGATGTCAGCCTATTAGTAATATTACCAATTTACAACTAGAAATGAATAATGCAGTTCTTGGGAGGTTAACATCAATAGAGTGTGTTTCCATCAATGAGAAGAGTTACCTCCTGCTAGATCATGTGGAAGGCTGTGTTTCAAGTCTTCTACTTTGCAAGACTAGTCCCAGCACTGAATCAACATTAAag GAAACTGCAGAGAGTTGCCTGGCTGCTCTGCGAATGGTTGTGGTGGATGGTAAAATTGTTGCTGGAGGTGGCTGTTTAGAAGCATGGTTAGCTATGAAAATTAGCCATCTTGTTAGCAACAATTTGGATCAGCTGATATCAGTGATTGAAATTTCACCTCACCATGTATTGAAA GTAACAAGCATGTTCATGAAGGTGCTCTTAGACTTGGCCTTTCGCCCAGGAGGAGGATCATCGACTGTAAAGACAGACTGGTGCACAGATTCAACATTTCAACACCTGTGGCAGTCACATTCAGCAGCTTCTAAAGGAGAGAATCCATACTGTGGAACAGATGCCTTGTCTTTGCAACCAGCTGTCTGTCATTGTGTTTGTGGCTTGATTGGAAAGGACACTGTGAACCCATTCCCTTCTAATCACTGGCAACCGGCTGACTTCCATCCAAGTTGTATTACGAGAAGGAGTCTCAGTACATCATGTGTAGCTTCAGAGAAGCAAGTTCCCACAGACAAGACTGCAAAAGGGGGAAATAGCCAGAGCAGAATCGTGTCTACCACAATCAACAGTGATTCTGTAGTGGATGAGTTTGGATTCCTGAGTATTGAGCTTGATGTTGACAGTCTAGAAGAGAAAGTAGACACATATGAAGAAGATGTGGACAGTTTAGAGAAAACTGGCAATAGTCTTGAAGAAGAAGGTGACAGCCTAGAAGGTAGACTTGAAAGCTTGGAAGATGATGCAGACAGTTTGGAGGATGTGCTTGACAAAGGAGCTGAACCAGCTCTTGAAAAAAGTGTCAATACAAAAGCCAAATTGAAAATAAAGGGTCAGGATATCCTTTGCGACAGTTTCCCTGCCAAATACAATGCTATTCGCCTTGCACTTGAGGGCTTCAGCCATTTGTTTAAGATTGGTGAATGTGTGTTTGATAAGTGA
- the LOC119589523 gene encoding probable 4-coumarate--CoA ligase 1 gives MASVRLLQPTLRNGKRAWRNGSLWFASQPLRRERQLPILSYISTNVSFNQSQTRSFATASIKHQGALNQVVGEDKVLRCPFQDSMAPVPGGSIVLHVMKALEENADKVALIDGVTSEELTSKDLQQRGIKVASGLKRRGFGVGDVLCILSPNTIHYPAVFLGATLNGGIVSLANPAYNADEFEHIVKNSGATWIAVGAGLEKTALEVAQRVGNIKEIFVFEGQAEGCSLFQELLDDTGDLYAPHTQVDPVNDVVVLPYSSGTTGLPKGVMVTHRNLAAAFMQFRDPRTLGLNSNDVMMLFLPFFHSLGFIMMFSSLINDYKAVMLPRFIPDLFLKVVQEHKVSCMAVVPPVVLFLAQSPAVDKYNLTSLRRMYCAAAPLSADVQEAVIKRLGGSLELCQGYGMTESVACISLCSQENRLGSIGQLSGYMELKIVDIEMREPLGPNQEGEICINGPQITPGYYKNQKATDETFAADGWLKTGDVGYFDDEGFLYIVDRLKELIKYKGLQVAPAELEGLLLQHEDIVDAAVVGKKHDRYGELPTAFVVKKPDSHVTAEDVQQFIAGKVSNHKHLHGGVVFMDAIPKNASGKILRKEIKKMAEQL, from the exons ATGGCATCAGTGAGACTCCTTCAGCCGACTCTCCGAAATGGTAAACGGGCTTGGCGGAATGGATCGTTGTG GTTTGCATCGCAGCCActaaggagagaaagacaacTACCAATCTTGTCTTACATATCTACGAATGTTTCCTTTAACCAAAGTCAAACTCGGTCTTTTGCCACTGCTAGTATTAAGCACCAAG gtgCCTTGAACCAAGTCGTCGGCGAGGACAAGGTGTTGCGATGCCCCTTCCAAGACTCCATGGCTCCCGTCCCCGGCGGCTCGATCGTCCTGCACGTCATGAAGGCCTTGGAGGAAAATGCGGACAAAGTGGCTCTG ATAGATGGAGTTACAAGTGAAGAACTGACCTCGAAGGACCTGCAACAGAGAGGCATTAAGGTAGCTTCAGGGTTAAAGCGACGTGGCTTTGGCGTAGGAGATGTGCTGTGTATCCTATCCCCAAACACCATTCACTATCCTGCTGTGTTCCTTGGTGCCACGCTTAATGGAGGCATTGTCAGCCTTGCAAATCCAGCTTATAATGCAG ATGAGTTTGAACACATAGTAAAGAATTCAGGTGCCACATGGATAGCTGTCGGGGCTGGCTTAGAGAAGACTGCCCTTGAAGTGGCACAGCGTGTTGGGAACATCAAGGAGATCTTTGTGTTTGAAGGCCAGGCTGAGGGTTGTTCACTGTTCCAGGAGTTGTTAGATGATACGGGAGATCTATATGCGCCCCATACTCAG GTCGATCCAGTTAATGACGTAGTTGTTCTGCCGTATTCCTCGGGCACTACTGGTCTTCCGAAGGGTGTAATGGTGACACATAGAAATCTTGCTGCAGCTTTTATGCAGTTCAG AGATCCACGTACCTTGGGCTTAAACAGCAATGATGTCATGATGTTATTCTTACCCTTCTTCCACTCACTCGGCTTCATCATGATGTTCTCCTCacttattaatgattataaggcAGTCATGTTACCAAGATTTATTCCAGACCTTTTTCTGAAAGTCGTACAGGAACATAAG GTATCATGCATGGCTGTGGTGCCACCTGTGGTCTTGTTTTTGGCTCAGTCTCCAGCTGTAGATAAATACAACCTCACATCACTTAGGAGGATGTACTGTGCTGCAGCTCCATTGTCAGCTGATGTACAAGAAGCTGTGATAAAAAGG CTTGGTGGCTCACTAGAGTTGTGCCAAGGTTATGGGATGACTGAGTCTGTGGCTTGTATTTCACTCTGTTCACAAGAAAACAGGTTGGGATCTATTGGTCAGCTTTCCGGATACATGGAGTTGAAG ATTGTTGATATAGAAATGAGAGAACCATTAGGCCCAAACCAAGAAGGAGAAATATGTATTAATGGTCCCCAGATAACTCCAGGATATTATAA AAATCAAAAGGCAACTGATGAAACTTTTGCCGCTGACGGATGGCTTAAAACAGGTGATGTCGGGTACTTTGATGATGAGGGCTTCCTTTATATTGTAGATCGGCTTAAAGAATTAATCAAATACAAAGGACTGCAG GTTGCACCGGCGGAATTAGAAGGATTATTATTGCAGCATGAAGATATTGTAGATGCCGCTGTTGTTGGTAAGAAACACGATCGTTATGGAGAACTTCCAACGGCCTTTGTAGTTAAGAAACCTGATTCACATGTTACAGCTGAAGATGTACAGCAGTTTATTGCAG GTAAAGTGAGCAACCACAAGCACTTGCATGGAGGAGTAGTCTTCATGGATGCCATTCCTAAAAATGCAAGTGGCAAGATTTTGaggaaagaaatcaagaaaatggCAGAACAGTTATAA